A genomic region of Schistosoma mansoni, WGS project CABG00000000 data, supercontig 0151, strain Puerto Rico, whole genome shotgun sequence contains the following coding sequences:
- a CDS encoding acetolactate synthase, producing MSFLATGSLIAFGLFFIFKGLRRHFRFEIDKSSGHYGGELVADVLKAHNVPFIFTLTGGHISPILVASEKENIRVIDVRNEASAVFAADAVSRLSGSVGVAVVTAGPGLTNTVTAVKNAQMAESPVVLLAGAASGLLRGRGSLQDIDQLAVFRPICKWCRRINYVREIIPVLCKAFYIAQSDTPGPVLVEFPIDLLYPYKLVEQHTKLSDKTNSLRQKIVNWYLRFYLYNLFANGFSSKSHPSKTNGSDGIVVKSPKIPLPSKRQVKKLAQLIRLSEKPILLISSQAVLPPISAKETAVHVQTLGLPTYMSGMARGLLGRNHQLGFRHARRTALREADLIILAGAICDFRLDYGRVLNRKAKIVVINRNKKNLYLNADYFWRPYLTIQADVGTTLRDLSLQLQNGTNELNCSIEWLNILKSREMKHDEEIKLSCQVEGAGHNNPLSVLWKLEHYGLPTDSSEDSIIIADGGDFVGSAAYIVRPRQPLSWLDPGPFGTLGVGGGFALGAKLCRPNLRTPRFQPGGIDDPLVLDVGARYEKLSSTHFTNI from the exons ATGTCATTCTTAGCAACTGGATCGCTTATAGCTTTTGGactgttttttatatttaaaggCTTGCGCAGGCACTTTCGTTTCGAA ATCGATAAAAGCTCAGGACACTATGGAGGCGAACTGGTTGCAGATGTCCTAAAG GCGCATAATGTACCGTTTATTTTTACTCTTACTGGAGGCCACATATCACCAATATTGGTTGCTtcagaaaaagaaaatatacgTGTGATAGATGTAAGAAATGAAGCATCTGCTGTTTTTGCTGCTGATGCTGTTTCAAGACTTTCTGGTTCCGTTGGTGTGGCTGTCGTCACAGCAG GTCCTGGTCTTACTAATACAGTGACAGCAGTAAAGAATGCTCAGATGGCTGAATCTCCTGTAGTCCTTCTAGCTGGAGCTGCTTCTGGACTTTTACGTGGTCGTGGATCACTTCAAGATATTGACCAGCTTGCTGTATTTCGCCCAATTTGTAAATGGTGCAGACGTATAAACTACGTCAGAGAGATTATCCCTGTTCTTTGTAAAGCATTTTATATTGCACAATCGGATACACCTG GACCAGTTTTAGTTGAATTTCCGATCGACCTGTTATATCCCTACAAACTGGTTGAACAGCATACTAAGTTGTCTGACAAAACAAATTCTTTAAGGCAGAAAATTGTAAATTG GTATCTACGTTTCTATCTTTACAATTTATTCGCCAATGGTTTCTCATCGAAATCACATCCATCTAAAACAAACGGTTCAGATGGAATTGTTGTCAAATCACCGAAAATTCCTCTTCCATCTAAAAGACAAGTGAAGAAATTAGCTCAGCTGATAAGACTTTCTGAAAAACCAATTCTACTTATCAGTAGTCAAGCTGTTTTACCTCCAATTTCAGCTAAAGAGACAGCCGTTCACGTTCAA ACCTTGGGGTTACCTACTTACATGTCAGGTATGGCTCGTGGTCTTCTTGGTCGAAACCACCAACTTGGATTTCGTCATGCCCGTCGTACTGCACTTCGTGAAGCTGATCTAATTATTCTCGCAG GTGCCATTTGTGATTTTCGTTTAGATTATGGTCGTGTGTTAAATCGAAAAGCGAAAATTGTTGTAATTAATCGAAATAAGAAAAATTTATATCTT AATGCTGACTATTTTTGGAGACCATATCTAACAATTCAAGCTGATGTTGGGACAACCCTAAGAGATTTATCACTTCAACTACAAAATGGTACTAATGAATTAAATTGTTCCATCGAAtggttaaatattttaaaatcacgTGAAATGAAACATGATGAAGAGATTAA ACTAAGCTGTCAAGTAGAAGGTGCTGGGCATAACAATCCACTTTCCGTTCTTTGGAAGTTGGAACATTATGGTCTACCAACTGATTCGTCTGAAGATAGTATTATAATTGCTGATGGTGGAGATTTTGTAGGATCAGCAGCATATATTGTTCGTCCAAGACAACCGTTATCTTGGTTAGATCCAGGACCGTTTGGAACGTTAGGTGTTGGTGGAGGATTTGCATTAGGTGCTAAACTATGCCGCCCAAAT
- a CDS encoding acetolactate synthase: protein MAESPVVLLAGAASGLLRGRGSLQDIDQLAVFRPICKWCRRINYVREIIPVLCKAFYIAQSDTPGPVLVEFPIDLLYPYKLVEQHTKLSDKTNSLRQKIVNWYLRFYLYNLFANGFSSKSHPSKTNGSDGIVVKSPKIPLPSKRQVKKLAQLIRLSEKPILLISSQAVLPPISAKETAVHVQTLGLPTYMSGMARGLLGRNHQLGFRHARRTALREADLIILAGAICDFRLDYGRVLNRKAKIVVINRNKKNLYLNADYFWRPYLTIQADVGTTLRDLSLQLQNGTNELNCSIEWLNILKSREMKHDEEIKLSCQVEGAGHNNPLSVLWKLEHYGLPTDSSEDSIIIADGGDFVGSAAYIVRPRQPLSWLDPGPFGTLGVGGGFALGAKLCRPNLRTPRFQPGGIDDPLVLDVGARYEKLSSTHFTNI, encoded by the exons ATGGCTGAATCTCCTGTAGTCCTTCTAGCTGGAGCTGCTTCTGGACTTTTACGTGGTCGTGGATCACTTCAAGATATTGACCAGCTTGCTGTATTTCGCCCAATTTGTAAATGGTGCAGACGTATAAACTACGTCAGAGAGATTATCCCTGTTCTTTGTAAAGCATTTTATATTGCACAATCGGATACACCTG GACCAGTTTTAGTTGAATTTCCGATCGACCTGTTATATCCCTACAAACTGGTTGAACAGCATACTAAGTTGTCTGACAAAACAAATTCTTTAAGGCAGAAAATTGTAAATTG GTATCTACGTTTCTATCTTTACAATTTATTCGCCAATGGTTTCTCATCGAAATCACATCCATCTAAAACAAACGGTTCAGATGGAATTGTTGTCAAATCACCGAAAATTCCTCTTCCATCTAAAAGACAAGTGAAGAAATTAGCTCAGCTGATAAGACTTTCTGAAAAACCAATTCTACTTATCAGTAGTCAAGCTGTTTTACCTCCAATTTCAGCTAAAGAGACAGCCGTTCACGTTCAA ACCTTGGGGTTACCTACTTACATGTCAGGTATGGCTCGTGGTCTTCTTGGTCGAAACCACCAACTTGGATTTCGTCATGCCCGTCGTACTGCACTTCGTGAAGCTGATCTAATTATTCTCGCAG GTGCCATTTGTGATTTTCGTTTAGATTATGGTCGTGTGTTAAATCGAAAAGCGAAAATTGTTGTAATTAATCGAAATAAGAAAAATTTATATCTT AATGCTGACTATTTTTGGAGACCATATCTAACAATTCAAGCTGATGTTGGGACAACCCTAAGAGATTTATCACTTCAACTACAAAATGGTACTAATGAATTAAATTGTTCCATCGAAtggttaaatattttaaaatcacgTGAAATGAAACATGATGAAGAGATTAA ACTAAGCTGTCAAGTAGAAGGTGCTGGGCATAACAATCCACTTTCCGTTCTTTGGAAGTTGGAACATTATGGTCTACCAACTGATTCGTCTGAAGATAGTATTATAATTGCTGATGGTGGAGATTTTGTAGGATCAGCAGCATATATTGTTCGTCCAAGACAACCGTTATCTTGGTTAGATCCAGGACCGTTTGGAACGTTAGGTGTTGGTGGAGGATTTGCATTAGGTGCTAAACTATGCCGCCCAAAT